A genomic window from Natrinema sp. HArc-T2 includes:
- a CDS encoding winged helix-turn-helix transcriptional regulator, translating into MSSPQTKPSEHPVDACPVIASLEQIGSKWRLAVLHELLDGEQRFNELKRSTGANARTLSRVLDDLGEMGFVERRLEEDAPIATYYSLTDKGESLEPVFGEIECWAGSWLEESALE; encoded by the coding sequence ATGTCATCCCCACAAACGAAGCCGTCCGAGCACCCCGTCGACGCCTGTCCTGTCATCGCCTCCCTCGAACAGATCGGCTCGAAGTGGCGACTCGCAGTGTTGCACGAACTACTGGACGGCGAACAGCGCTTTAACGAGCTGAAACGCTCGACCGGCGCGAACGCCCGGACGCTCTCGCGCGTCCTCGACGACCTCGGCGAGATGGGCTTTGTCGAACGCCGACTCGAGGAAGACGCCCCGATCGCGACGTACTACAGTCTCACCGACAAGGGCGAATCGCTCGAGCCCGTCTTCGGCGAGATCGAGTGCTGGGCCGGCTCCTGGCTCGAGGAGAGTGCACTCGAGTAG
- a CDS encoding molybdenum cofactor guanylyltransferase, with amino-acid sequence MPFETGRTERTGVVLAGGHSSRFGDGDKAVADLAGTPMIRRVVDRLAPLVDELVVNCRDEQVAAIETALEGGHEVTFAVDPVPDRGPMAGIMTGLRVATGEYAAVVACDMPFVDPDLIAHLFDRAVGHDAAVPRLDDQWFQTTQAVYRAEPMAAACERALERDERKIIEPLFDLDYVVVDEAEIRDQAPLSTFENVNTREEFEAVTRRLED; translated from the coding sequence ATGCCCTTCGAGACCGGGCGAACCGAGCGCACGGGGGTCGTCCTCGCGGGCGGCCACTCAAGCCGGTTCGGCGATGGAGACAAAGCCGTCGCCGACCTCGCCGGGACGCCGATGATCCGGCGTGTCGTCGACCGGCTCGCGCCACTCGTCGACGAACTCGTCGTCAACTGCCGGGACGAACAGGTGGCAGCGATCGAAACGGCACTCGAGGGCGGTCACGAGGTCACGTTCGCGGTCGATCCGGTCCCCGACCGCGGCCCGATGGCGGGGATCATGACCGGCTTGCGTGTGGCCACGGGGGAGTACGCCGCCGTCGTCGCCTGCGATATGCCCTTCGTCGACCCCGACCTCATCGCGCACCTCTTCGACCGCGCGGTCGGTCACGACGCTGCGGTCCCGCGACTCGACGACCAGTGGTTCCAGACCACGCAGGCCGTCTACCGGGCCGAACCGATGGCCGCCGCCTGCGAACGCGCACTCGAGCGCGACGAGCGAAAGATCATCGAGCCGCTGTTCGACCTCGACTACGTCGTCGTCGACGAAGCCGAGATTCGCGATCAGGCACCGCTTTCGACCTTCGAGAACGTCAACACCCGTGAGGAGTTCGAGGCGGTCACTCGGCGACTCGAAGACTGA
- the fdhF gene encoding formate dehydrogenase subunit alpha produces MSSDQEPVKTICPYCGVGCGIQVQPGEEPGDVQFMPWGDAPVNEGRICIKGGAATEVVDHEDRLTEPLLRDDDGEFREATWEEAYEYIVDELERILDDYGPDAMGFFCSSKVMNEENYLLQKLARRYGTNNVDNCTRMCHASTVWALRTSLGAGAMTNSMRDLREECDLFWIQGANPGEQHPIANSQYFRQAVLDGATVIQVDPHANKTTRSFQIDDTDRHQHLQLNPGTDIPLLNIVLKTILEHHDENPDDGWIDEEFIEERTEGFENLKETLADFDKEAAAEECGLDLEEIERAAEKYAKADNAAIFTGMGMSQHACGVDNVQNEINLALITGNLGRPGTGVNPLRGQNNVQGTCDVGAMPNVLPGYQLVDDDEARESVEDVWGFEIPDEPGLTNVEISYEAGDSVKGLYVMGENPVMSEPDANSVADRLQDLEFMVVQDIFMTETAEFADVILPATTWAERGGTVTNTDRRVQRMRGVGKVHENTKHDLEIVSEVGKRLFEEEVFDFDDPEVVFEELRQVCPSYHGMTYDLLGEEGLHWPCYELGDEGDPFLYEDEFDTDSGLGHIEGVEHTPPAETPDDEYPLILTTARLEEHYNTGTMSTRSPTLNRQTPENFVDVHPEDAERYGIEDGEYVKLRSRRGEITLEAHVTEDTKEGVVWTTPHFAAASANKLTNHVLDERAKIPEYKAAAAEIDVDIEPADRAAGDD; encoded by the coding sequence ATGTCCAGTGACCAAGAGCCAGTCAAAACGATCTGTCCGTACTGCGGTGTCGGGTGTGGAATCCAAGTACAGCCGGGCGAGGAACCCGGTGACGTCCAGTTCATGCCGTGGGGCGACGCCCCGGTCAACGAGGGCCGGATCTGTATCAAAGGCGGGGCGGCGACGGAGGTCGTCGACCACGAGGACCGCCTGACCGAGCCGCTGCTCAGAGACGACGACGGCGAGTTCCGCGAAGCCACGTGGGAGGAAGCTTACGAGTACATCGTCGACGAACTCGAGCGAATTCTCGACGACTACGGCCCGGACGCGATGGGCTTTTTCTGCTCCTCGAAGGTAATGAACGAGGAGAACTACCTGCTGCAGAAGCTGGCCCGTCGCTACGGCACCAACAACGTCGACAACTGCACGCGGATGTGCCACGCGTCGACGGTCTGGGCACTTCGCACGAGTCTGGGCGCGGGCGCGATGACCAACAGCATGCGCGACCTCCGCGAGGAGTGTGATCTGTTCTGGATTCAGGGCGCGAACCCCGGCGAGCAACACCCCATCGCGAACAGCCAGTACTTCCGGCAAGCAGTGCTGGATGGGGCGACCGTCATTCAGGTCGACCCGCACGCGAACAAGACGACGCGGTCGTTCCAGATCGACGACACGGACCGCCACCAGCATCTCCAGTTGAATCCCGGGACCGATATCCCGCTCTTGAATATCGTCCTCAAGACGATCCTCGAGCACCACGACGAAAACCCCGACGACGGCTGGATCGACGAGGAATTTATCGAGGAACGCACCGAGGGGTTCGAGAACCTCAAAGAAACACTCGCGGACTTCGACAAGGAGGCCGCAGCCGAGGAGTGTGGCCTCGACCTCGAAGAGATCGAACGCGCGGCGGAGAAGTACGCGAAGGCGGATAACGCGGCCATCTTCACCGGCATGGGGATGAGCCAGCACGCATGCGGGGTCGACAACGTTCAAAACGAGATCAACCTGGCGCTGATCACGGGTAACCTCGGTCGTCCGGGAACGGGGGTCAACCCACTGCGCGGGCAGAACAACGTCCAGGGTACCTGTGACGTCGGCGCGATGCCGAACGTCCTACCAGGCTACCAGCTCGTCGACGACGACGAGGCCCGCGAATCGGTCGAAGATGTCTGGGGCTTCGAAATCCCCGACGAGCCAGGGCTGACGAACGTCGAGATCTCCTACGAAGCCGGCGACTCGGTCAAGGGGCTGTACGTGATGGGCGAAAACCCCGTGATGAGCGAACCAGACGCCAACAGCGTCGCAGACCGGCTACAGGATCTCGAGTTCATGGTCGTCCAGGACATCTTCATGACCGAGACCGCGGAGTTCGCGGACGTAATCCTCCCGGCGACGACCTGGGCCGAACGCGGCGGCACCGTCACGAACACCGATCGGCGCGTCCAGCGCATGCGCGGCGTCGGGAAGGTCCACGAGAACACGAAACACGACCTCGAGATCGTCAGCGAGGTCGGGAAGCGGTTGTTCGAGGAGGAGGTGTTCGACTTCGACGACCCCGAGGTCGTCTTCGAAGAACTCCGGCAGGTCTGTCCGAGCTACCACGGGATGACCTACGACCTGCTTGGCGAGGAGGGTCTGCACTGGCCCTGCTACGAACTCGGCGACGAGGGCGATCCGTTCCTCTACGAGGACGAGTTCGACACCGACAGTGGCCTCGGCCACATCGAGGGCGTCGAACACACCCCACCGGCGGAGACGCCCGACGACGAGTATCCGCTGATCCTCACGACCGCGCGACTCGAGGAACACTACAACACCGGGACGATGAGCACGCGCTCGCCGACGCTCAACCGGCAGACCCCGGAGAACTTCGTCGACGTCCACCCCGAAGACGCCGAACGCTACGGCATCGAGGACGGCGAGTACGTGAAGCTGCGCTCGCGACGCGGCGAGATCACGCTCGAGGCCCACGTCACCGAGGACACGAAGGAGGGCGTGGTGTGGACGACGCCACACTTCGCCGCCGCCTCGGCGAACAAGCTGACGAACCACGTGCTCGACGAGCGGGCGAAGATCCCCGAGTACAAGGCCGCCGCCGCGGAGATCGACGTCGACATCGAGCCCGCGGATCGAGCGGCTGGCGACGACTGA
- the yqeC gene encoding selenium cofactor biosynthesis protein YqeC: MDICEALRAESGVVAVVGAGGKKTTLYTLAARASESARQAVVTATVRIPIFDRHVEEVIVTDEPETALERTDAWPVGVVPERESEDRYVGYDPETIDDLAAADIADVVLVKADGARTREFKAPGDHEPQLPQRTDTVVPIASVHAVGKPLATEHVHRPERVAAITGREVGETIRPVDVADVLASDRGGLKGVPDGATVVPLLNKVDDATHRRDAEEIATTLFERAPAVSRVVLARLIDDDPVIQVLER; encoded by the coding sequence ATGGATATCTGCGAGGCACTCCGGGCCGAATCCGGCGTCGTCGCCGTCGTCGGTGCTGGTGGCAAGAAGACGACGCTGTATACGCTGGCTGCACGGGCCAGCGAGTCGGCCCGTCAGGCAGTCGTGACGGCGACGGTTCGGATTCCAATTTTCGACCGCCACGTCGAGGAGGTCATCGTGACCGACGAGCCAGAGACAGCACTCGAGCGTACAGACGCGTGGCCGGTCGGCGTCGTGCCTGAACGCGAGAGCGAGGATCGGTACGTGGGGTACGATCCCGAGACGATCGACGATCTCGCCGCAGCCGACATCGCCGATGTCGTGCTGGTCAAAGCCGACGGAGCACGGACACGCGAATTCAAAGCGCCGGGTGACCACGAACCCCAACTCCCGCAACGCACCGATACGGTGGTTCCGATCGCGAGCGTCCACGCAGTCGGAAAGCCACTCGCTACTGAACACGTCCACCGACCGGAACGAGTGGCCGCGATTACGGGACGCGAGGTCGGTGAGACGATCCGACCCGTGGATGTCGCCGACGTGCTCGCGAGCGACCGCGGCGGACTGAAAGGTGTTCCGGACGGCGCAACCGTCGTCCCACTGCTCAACAAGGTCGACGATGCGACTCACCGGCGGGACGCCGAGGAGATCGCGACGACCCTCTTCGAGCGAGCCCCAGCCGTCTCCCGCGTGGTACTGGCACGACTGATCGACGACGACCCGGTGATCCAAGTGCTCGAGCGGTGA